In Schistocerca americana isolate TAMUIC-IGC-003095 chromosome 7, iqSchAmer2.1, whole genome shotgun sequence, a single genomic region encodes these proteins:
- the LOC124623090 gene encoding LOW QUALITY PROTEIN: NPC intracellular cholesterol transporter 1 homolog 1b-like (The sequence of the model RefSeq protein was modified relative to this genomic sequence to represent the inferred CDS: inserted 2 bases in 1 codon; substituted 1 base at 1 genomic stop codon), whose amino-acid sequence MASIPIKLWVLPRSNARVEKNYFDVTFEPFYRMEQIILTTVGLDKIIHQTSNGPVDFGPVFNXFLLEVYKLQRQIELLGQSDGVGLEKICFAPLTSLFTGPAQVSDCAVQSIWGYYQDDLDTFNSTSEESNYTVNYLDHFKTCSQNPYNINCLARFRGAVDPALAVGGFLSDENSLSENPNYENVTALILTFVVWNYENETALQPALKWEKLFIEFMRNWMQTKPPFMDVAFNAERSIQDELERSSTADVKTVFISYLAMILYVAISLGKIMKDFALLLINAKISLGLGGVLIVLASVAASVGFFGYIRVPVTMIIIEVMPFLILAVGVDNVFIIVQSYQRSKRFENESQAEHIGRIMSHVGPSILLSTLAECLCFFLGTASGMPAVREFAMYSGFALLVDFVLQVSCFVSLLALESRRQEDNRFDICCCVQSSQSDSISSDGVLYEFFRTKYVPFLMNSAVRAFVFVAFFGFLCFNIAFIPNLEVGLDQELSMPRDSYVSKYFEFMKNYLSIGPPVYFVVDGDIDYSQDIVQNSLCGSQYCYHNSLTTKIFSASRQPNITYIARPATSWIDDYFDWCSIDNCCKYFPNNGSFCPNDYTKCXYCDIKLDNHYRPQAGDFKKYLPYFLEDNPTTTCAKAGHGSYSSAVNYKFDNGTLSEFRASYFMSYHTVLKSSRDYYKAFGAAVSLSANISNAINEVLRNNSVDSEVIVFPYSVFYVFYEQYLTMWHDTLKILGISVAGIFIVTFVLMSFDIASALILMLTIIAIVVDIAGIMYWWHISLNAVSLINLVLSLGISVEFCSHLLHFYIHSDESNRVLRVSDSLTNIGSSVFSGITLTKFVGITVLAFANSQIFQVFYFRMYLLIILFGAGHGLIFLPVLLSYIGPLRTKSVPRNVRINSEIVGDSRISS is encoded by the exons atggcgagtatcccAATTAAATTGTGGGTATTGCCCAGAAGTAATGCAAGAGTAGAAAAGAACTATTTTGATGTCACCTTTGAACCGTTTTATCGTATGGAACAGATAATTCTTACAACAGTAGGACTTGACAAAATAATTCATCAAACATCTAATGGACCTGTGGACTTTGGTCCAGTGTTTAA ATTCCTGTTAGAGGTGTATAAACTTCAGAGACAGATAGAATTGCTGGGTCAATCTGATGGTGTCGGTCTTGAAAAAATTTGTTTTGCCCCTCTCACATCTCTTTTTACAGGTCCTGCACAGGTTTCAGACTGTGCAGTACAAAGTATATGGGGCTATTACCAAGATGACTTAGATACTTTTAATTCTACAAGTGAGGAATCTAATTATACTGTAAACTATTTGGATCACTTCAAAACTTGTAGTCAAAATCCTTATAATATCAATTGCTTAGCTCGTTTTAGGGGAGCAGTAGATCCTGCACTTGCTGTTGGTGGGTTTCTTAGTGATGAAAATAGTTTGTCAGAGAATCCAAATTATGAGAATGTCACAGCTCTCATACTTACGTTCgttgtctggaactatgaaaatgaaacagcGCTGCAACCAGCACTGAAGTGGGAGAAACTTTTTATTGAGTTTATGAGAAACTGGATGCAAACAAAACCTCCCTTTATGGATGTAGCTTTCAATGCAGAACGATCAATTCAGGATGAATTGGAGCGCAGCTCAACAGCAGATGTAAAGACAGTTTTCATTAGTTATCTGGCAATGATTTTGTATGTTGCTATTTCTTTAGGTAAA ATAATGAAAGATTTTGCGTTGTTGTTGATTAATGCAAAAATTTCACTTGGGCTGGGTGGTGTCCTTATTGTTCTTGCATCAGTAGCAGCATCTGTAGGATTTTTTGGATACATACGCGTCCCAGTTACTATGATTATTATTGAAGTTATGCCTTTTCTTATTTTGGCTGTAGGTGTAGATAATGTGTTTATTATTGTGCAGTCATACCAGAGAAGCAAACGTTTTGAGAATGAGAGTCAAGCAGAGCACATTGGACGCATTATGTCACATGTAGGACCGTCCATTTTACTTTCAACTTTAGCTGAATGCTTGTGCTTTTTTCTTGGAACAGCATCAGGCATGCCAGCAGTTCGTGAATTTGCGATGTATTCAGGTTTTGCTCTTCTTGTTGATTTTGTCCTTCAGGTTTCTTGCTTTGTCAGTTTACTGGCATTGGAGTCTCGCAGACAAGAAGACAACCGTTTTGATATCTGTTGTTGTGTGCAGAGCTCACAGTCAGACTCCATTTCGTCTGATGGTGTTCTGTATGAATTTTTTAGAACAAAATATGTTCCATTCTTAATGAATTCAGCTGTACGGgcttttgtgtttgttgctttctttggatttctgtgtttcaatattgcTTTTATTCCCAATTTGGAAGTGGGCCTGGATCAAGAATTGTCTATGCCAAGGGATTCATATGTATCAAAATATTTTGAGTTTATGAAAAATTATTTGTCCATTGGACCTCCTGTGTATTTTGTTGTCGATGGGGACATTGATTACTCACAAGATATTGTACAAAATTCCCTCTGTGGCAGTCAGTATTGTTACCATAACTCGCTTACAACTAAGATATTTAGTGCTTCAAGGCAGCCAAATATCACATACATAGCTCGACCAGCAACTTCGTGGATAGATGATTATTTTGATTGGTGTAGCATTGATAACTGTTGTAAATATTTTCCCAATAATGGCTCCTTCTGTCCAAATGACTATACTAAATGCTGATATTGTGATATCAAGCTAGATAACCATTATCGTCCTCAAGCAGGAGATTttaaaaagtatttaccttatttcCTGGAAGACAATCCCACAACAACATGTGCGAAAGCTGGTCATGGCTCATATTCTAGTGCCGTTAACTACAagtttgataatggcactttgtcaGAGTTTAGAGCCAGTTATTTTATGAGTTATCATACAGTTCTGAAAAGTTCGAGAGATTATTATAAGGCTTTTGGGGCTGCAGTTTCTCTGTcagcaaatatatcaaatgcaataAATGAGGTGTTAAGAAACAACAGCGTTGATTCAGAAGTAATTGTCTTTCCATACAGTGTCTTTTATGTTTTCTATGAACAGTACCTAACGATGTGGCATGATACACTTAAAATCTTAGGTATTTCTGTTGCAGGTATTTtcattgtgacatttgttttaATGAGCTTTGATATAGCATCAGCTCTAATATTGATGTTAACAATAATTGCAATTGTTGTTGACATTGCTGGAATAATGTACTGGTGGCACATCTCCCTGAATGCAGTTTCACTTATTAACTTGGTGTTGTCCCTTGGAATATCAGTTGAATTTTGCTCACATCTCCTACATTTTTATATCCATTCAGATGAGAGCAATAGAGTGTTGAGAGTCTCAGATTCACTGACTAATATTGGGAGCTCAGTATTTTCTGGAATTACACTAACGAAATTTGTTGGCATAACAGTTTTAGCATTTGCAAACTCTCAGATATTTCAGGttttttacttcagaatgtatcttCTCATTATTCTTTTTGGAGCTGGACATGGTTTAATTTTCTTACCTGTTTTGCTAAGTTATATTGGTCCCTTGAGAACTAAAAGTGTACCCAGGAATGTGCGGATAAATTCAGAAATTGTAGGAGACAGCAGAATCAGCAGCTAG